From Methanosarcinales archaeon, one genomic window encodes:
- a CDS encoding dihydroneopterin aldolase family protein: MINERDNALFEAGIKLGALYHQFVGSPVSMDTIESLEQAISESISVQPYVENISVKINRDMVAAHSSGKFGYCELEGRMLEVEALIVYGQITVKVGLKFDQPLDYPLMQIIEVTEK, translated from the coding sequence ATGATCAATGAAAGGGATAATGCATTATTTGAAGCAGGTATAAAATTAGGAGCCTTATATCACCAGTTCGTAGGTTCCCCTGTCAGCATGGATACCATAGAAAGCCTGGAGCAGGCAATCAGTGAGAGTATTTCAGTCCAGCCATATGTGGAAAATATTTCAGTAAAAATTAACAGGGATATGGTGGCAGCCCATAGCAGCGGAAAATTTGGATATTGTGAACTCGAAGGCCGGATGCTGGAGGTCGAAGCATTAATAGTGTACGGACAAATTACTGTAAAAGTTGGATTAAAATTCGATCAACCGCTGGACTACCCATTAATGCAGATCATTGAAGTGACAGAAAAATAA